One Pseudomonadota bacterium DNA window includes the following coding sequences:
- a CDS encoding DUF3108 domain-containing protein, whose product MPADFRPGRYGTAATTTAPRPRTTRLRARWLLAAASILAAASASMAAEPVAYTAEYKLRAFGLRGKMNVEQHPEPGVIDAEGPVWRYRSELRAKGLGKLFFGGTTFEDALFEVRDGRLRPLHVTGLDTMKDRAKDVTFTWPEGDDAASEGPLAEGTDAEATFSMEMPPEVLDRALLIPAIGLDLEHSGAARDADGKLTLASAPLDPDRGYRFRVLERGQLRDYYARLVGEEALDGPEGDPVETLVFEHRRDGSSRTTTFWLAPSLDYLPIQIQQRKHDKKPHLRAVLKDYQPLDPDQQQQPNPERDAR is encoded by the coding sequence ATGCCTGCAGACTTCAGGCCCGGTCGCTACGGGACCGCCGCCACCACGACTGCTCCCCGGCCCCGCACGACGCGACTACGCGCGCGCTGGCTGCTGGCGGCCGCAAGTATACTCGCTGCGGCGAGTGCTTCGATGGCGGCCGAACCGGTGGCCTACACCGCCGAGTACAAGCTGCGCGCCTTCGGCCTGCGCGGCAAGATGAACGTCGAACAACACCCCGAACCCGGCGTCATCGACGCCGAGGGCCCCGTATGGCGCTACCGCTCGGAACTGCGGGCCAAAGGCCTCGGCAAGCTGTTCTTCGGCGGCACCACCTTCGAGGACGCCCTGTTCGAAGTGCGCGATGGCCGCTTGCGCCCCCTGCACGTGACCGGCCTGGACACGATGAAGGACCGCGCCAAGGACGTCACCTTCACCTGGCCCGAGGGTGATGATGCGGCCAGCGAGGGCCCCCTCGCCGAAGGCACCGACGCCGAAGCCACCTTCTCCATGGAGATGCCGCCGGAGGTGCTCGATCGTGCCCTGCTGATCCCCGCGATCGGGCTGGACCTGGAGCACAGCGGCGCAGCCCGTGACGCGGACGGCAAGCTCACGCTGGCCTCCGCCCCCCTGGATCCCGACCGCGGCTACCGCTTCCGCGTGCTCGAACGCGGCCAGCTGCGCGATTACTATGCGCGCCTGGTGGGAGAGGAAGCGCTCGACGGCCCCGAGGGCGACCCCGTCGAGACCCTCGTCTTCGAACACCGACGCGACGGCTCCAGCCGCACGACCACCTTCTGGCTGGCCCCGTCCCTTGACTACCTGCCGATCCAGATTCAGCAGCGCAAGCACGACAAGAAGCCACACCTGCGAGCCGTCCTGAAGGATTACCAGCCCCTTGACCCTGACCAGCAGCAGCAACCCAATCCCGAGCGCGACGCCCGCTGA